A region of Ornithodoros turicata isolate Travis chromosome 5, ASM3712646v1, whole genome shotgun sequence DNA encodes the following proteins:
- the LOC135393841 gene encoding glycoprotein 3-alpha-L-fucosyltransferase A-like isoform X2, translated as MISRRLRRRCCHFCDRRVSCRNLIFGFLSLTFVVLISIHFNLNEQPIYLYNVESWNQTEPSVRAEWDDQKLSYQDRVRRIMERQIFRNNSALDHEHDSAWKSHALKLPWFMRSGVIRPSPSSKGSRSQTIWPSNSSGDRIVNQLMYLPPYYITRQRGNGTSLKTIVLDGSWDDFAEGRDLFVRDKCPVDTCRVYRSGVLNETADAIVFKDYVYTSYRRDPGQIWILYMLESPFHNTILSGKGCINWTATYRRDSDIVTPYEKFVLFDPLVKKLPLNGRNFAQNKSKAVAWFVSNCVALNSRMEYALELRKYIQVDIYGACGPLKCPRTESEQCLQMLSEHYKFYLAFENANCRDYITEKFYNALRHNVIPIVMGASRTDYQKVAPFHSYIHVDDFATPKDLAEYLKHLERNTNLYNEYFAWKGTGEFINTYFWCRLCAMLHSPPRPPHGHHVYEDVLSWWNKDACIGTTGNHGTSVINAHIGNHGELSIGRCLVQLFSVYGLWLLFRAVAQWTNCRKTNGVNPISSIYVELNLECGI; from the exons ATGATATCCAGGCGCTTACGGCGAAGATGTTGTCATTTCTGCGACAGGAGGGTCTCGTGTCGCAACTTGATTTTCGGCTTTCTATCGCTCACCTTCGTCGTGCTGATTTCTATTCACTTCAATCTCAACGAGCAGCCAATCTACCTCTACAATGTAGAAAGCTGGAACCAGACGGAACCAAGTGTCAGAGCGGAATGGGACGACCAGAAGCTAAGCTACCAGGACAGAGTGAGACGCATCATGGAAAGACAGATCTTCAG GAACAATTCCGCCCTAGACCACGAACATGATAGTGCGTGGAAGTCCCATGCTCTGAAGCTACCCTGGTTCATGCGATCGGGAGTGATTAGGCCGTCTCCCTCAAGCAAGGGCTCCCGTTCTCAGACAATCTGGCCTTCCAACTCCAGTGGCGACCGTATCGTGAACCAACTAATGTATCTTCCACCGTATTACATCACTCGTCAAAGAGGCAATG GTACGAGTCTGAAGACCATAGTCCTGGACGGTTCTTGGGACGATTTTGCAGAGGGTCGTGACCTGTTTGTTCGCGACAAATGTCCGGTGGACACGTGCAGAGTGTACAGGAGCGGTGTTCTCAACGAGACCGCCGACGCCATTGTTTTTAAAGATTACGTCTACACGTCCTACAGGAGAGATCCCGGGCAGATCTGGATCTTGTACATGCTTGAAAGTCCCTTTCATAACACAATTCTTAGCGGGAAAGGATGTATCAACTGGACCGCCACATACAG acGTGACTCCGACATCGTAACACCGTACGAAAAATTCGTGTTATTCGACCCATTGGTGAAGAAACTGCCCCTCAATGGCAGGAACTTCGCCCAGAACAAGAGCAAAGCAGTGGCTTGGTTTGTGTCCAACTGCGTAGCGCTCAATTCTAGAATGGAATACGCTCTGGAACTGCGAAAATACATCCAG GTGGATATTTATGGAGCGTGTGGTCCTCTCAAGTGCCCACGGACTGAATCGGAGCAGTGTTTACAAATGCTTAGTGAACATTACAAGTTCTACTTGGCTTTTGAGAACGCCAACTGCAGAGATTATATCACGGAGAAGTTTTACAATGCATTGCG TCATAACGTGATTCCCATAGTGATGGGCGCCAGTCGGACGGACTACCAGAAGGTGGCGCCTTTTCACTCTTACATCCACGTGGACGACTTCGCGACACCCAAGGACTTGGCCGAGTACCTCAAACATCTGGAGCGAAACACGAACCTGTACAACGAATATTTTGCTTGGAAAGGCACCGGCGAGTTCATCAACACTTACTTCTGGTGTCGCCTGTGTGCTATGCTTCATTCTCCTCCCCGTCCACCTCATGGCCATCACGTGTACGAGGACGTTCTTTCATGGTGGAACAAAGACGCATGCATCGGAACCACAGGGAACCACGGAACCAGTGTGATCAATGCACATATTGGAAACCATGGTGAACTGTCTATAGGTCGTTGCTTAGTACAACTGTTCTCAGTCTATGGCTTATGGCTTTTGTTTCGTGCCGTAGCCCAATGGACAAACTGTAGAAAAACGAACGGCGTAAATCCAATATCGTCAATTTACGTGGAACTGAATTTGGAATGTGGAATTTGA
- the LOC135393844 gene encoding glycoprotein 3-alpha-L-fucosyltransferase A-like isoform X2 encodes MIYRRLQRSCCHFCDRRVLCRTFIFGFLSLTFVVLICIHFNLNDQPIHLHNVESWNQELSYEDRVRRIMERQIFRNNSALDHEHDSAWKSQALKLPWFMRSGVIRPSPSSTVSRSQRIWPSNSSGDRIVNQLMYLPPYYTTHQTGNGTRLKTIVLHGSWDDFAEGRHLFVRDKCPVDTCRVYRSGLLNETVDAIVFKDYIHASSDRTDPRQIWILYMLENPYHSPVVGGEGCINWTATYRRDSEIVTPYEKFVLFDPFVKKLPLNGRNFAQNKSKSVAWFVSNCRADNSRLEYAQELRKYIQVDIYGRCGPLKCPRNQSEQCLQMLSEHYKFYLAFENTNCRDYITEKFYNALRHNVLPIVMGASRTDYQKVAPFHSYIHVDDFATPKDLAEYLKHLDRNTNLYNEYFAWKGTGEFINTYFWCRLCAMLHSPPRPPHGHHVYEDVSSWWHKDACVGNRHKRLWMFAPL; translated from the exons CCAGCCAATCCACCTCCACAATGTAGAAAGCTGGAACCAGGAGCTAAGCTACGAAGACAGGGTGAGACGCATCATGGAAAGACAGATCTTCAG GAACAATTCCGCCCTAGACCACGAACATGATAGCGCGTGGAAGTCACAAGCTCTGAAGCTGCCCTGGTTCATGCGATCGGGAGTGATTAGACCGTCTCCCTCAAGCACGGTCTCCCGTTCTCAGAGAATCTGGCCTTCCAACTCCAGTGGCGACCGTATCGTGAACCAGCTCATGTATCTTCCACCGTATTACACCACTCATCAAACAGGCAACG GTACAAGGCTGAAAACCATAGTCCTGCACGGATCTTGGGACGACTTTGCAGAGGGTCGTCACCTGTTTGTTCGCGACAAATGTCCAGTGGACACGTGCAGAGTGTACAGGAGCGGTCTTCTCAACGAGACCGTCGACGCCATCGTTTTTAAAGATTACATCCACGCTTCCTCAGACAGGACAGATCCGCGGCAGATCTGGATCTTGTACATGCTGGAAAATCCCTACCATAGCCCAGTTGTTGGAGGGGAAGGATGTATCAACTGGACCGCTACTTATAG gcGAGACTCGGAGATCGTAACACCATACGAAAAATTCGTGTTATTCGATCCATTCGTGAAGAAACTGCCCCTCAATGGCAGGAACTTCGCCCAGAACAAGAGCAAATCAGTGGCTTGGTTTGTGTCCAACTGCCGAGCGGACAACTCGAGGTTGGAATACGCTCAGGAACTGCGAAAATACATCCAG GTGGATATCTATGGAAGGTGCGGCCCTCTCAAGTGCCCACGGAATCAGTCGGAGCAGTGTTTACAAATGCTCAGTGAACATTACAAGTTCTACTTGGCTTTTGAGAACACCAACTGCAGAGATTATATCACGGAGAAGTTTTACAATGCATTGCG TCATAACGTGCTGCCCATAGTGATGGGCGCCAGTAGGACGGACTACCAGAAGGTGGCGCCTTTTCACTCTTACATCCACGTGGACGACTTCGCGACACCCAAGGACTTGGCCGAGTACCTCAAACATCTGGACCGAAACACAAACCTGTACAACGAATATTTTGCTTGGAAAGGCACCGGCGAGTTCATCAACACTTACTTCTGGTGTCGCCTGTGTGCTATGCTTCATTCTCCTCCCCGTCCACCTCATGGGCATCACGTGTACGAGGACGTTTCTTCATGGTGGCACAAAGACGCATGCGTCGGAAACCGGCACAAAAGACTGTGGATGTTCGCACCACTGTGA
- the LOC135393841 gene encoding glycoprotein 3-alpha-L-fucosyltransferase A-like isoform X1 — protein MMMISRRLRRRCCHFCDRRVSCRNLIFGFLSLTFVVLISIHFNLNEQPIYLYNVESWNQTEPSVRAEWDDQKLSYQDRVRRIMERQIFRNNSALDHEHDSAWKSHALKLPWFMRSGVIRPSPSSKGSRSQTIWPSNSSGDRIVNQLMYLPPYYITRQRGNGTSLKTIVLDGSWDDFAEGRDLFVRDKCPVDTCRVYRSGVLNETADAIVFKDYVYTSYRRDPGQIWILYMLESPFHNTILSGKGCINWTATYRRDSDIVTPYEKFVLFDPLVKKLPLNGRNFAQNKSKAVAWFVSNCVALNSRMEYALELRKYIQVDIYGACGPLKCPRTESEQCLQMLSEHYKFYLAFENANCRDYITEKFYNALRHNVIPIVMGASRTDYQKVAPFHSYIHVDDFATPKDLAEYLKHLERNTNLYNEYFAWKGTGEFINTYFWCRLCAMLHSPPRPPHGHHVYEDVLSWWNKDACIGTTGNHGTSVINAHIGNHGELSIGRCLVQLFSVYGLWLLFRAVAQWTNCRKTNGVNPISSIYVELNLECGI, from the exons ATGATG ATGATATCCAGGCGCTTACGGCGAAGATGTTGTCATTTCTGCGACAGGAGGGTCTCGTGTCGCAACTTGATTTTCGGCTTTCTATCGCTCACCTTCGTCGTGCTGATTTCTATTCACTTCAATCTCAACGAGCAGCCAATCTACCTCTACAATGTAGAAAGCTGGAACCAGACGGAACCAAGTGTCAGAGCGGAATGGGACGACCAGAAGCTAAGCTACCAGGACAGAGTGAGACGCATCATGGAAAGACAGATCTTCAG GAACAATTCCGCCCTAGACCACGAACATGATAGTGCGTGGAAGTCCCATGCTCTGAAGCTACCCTGGTTCATGCGATCGGGAGTGATTAGGCCGTCTCCCTCAAGCAAGGGCTCCCGTTCTCAGACAATCTGGCCTTCCAACTCCAGTGGCGACCGTATCGTGAACCAACTAATGTATCTTCCACCGTATTACATCACTCGTCAAAGAGGCAATG GTACGAGTCTGAAGACCATAGTCCTGGACGGTTCTTGGGACGATTTTGCAGAGGGTCGTGACCTGTTTGTTCGCGACAAATGTCCGGTGGACACGTGCAGAGTGTACAGGAGCGGTGTTCTCAACGAGACCGCCGACGCCATTGTTTTTAAAGATTACGTCTACACGTCCTACAGGAGAGATCCCGGGCAGATCTGGATCTTGTACATGCTTGAAAGTCCCTTTCATAACACAATTCTTAGCGGGAAAGGATGTATCAACTGGACCGCCACATACAG acGTGACTCCGACATCGTAACACCGTACGAAAAATTCGTGTTATTCGACCCATTGGTGAAGAAACTGCCCCTCAATGGCAGGAACTTCGCCCAGAACAAGAGCAAAGCAGTGGCTTGGTTTGTGTCCAACTGCGTAGCGCTCAATTCTAGAATGGAATACGCTCTGGAACTGCGAAAATACATCCAG GTGGATATTTATGGAGCGTGTGGTCCTCTCAAGTGCCCACGGACTGAATCGGAGCAGTGTTTACAAATGCTTAGTGAACATTACAAGTTCTACTTGGCTTTTGAGAACGCCAACTGCAGAGATTATATCACGGAGAAGTTTTACAATGCATTGCG TCATAACGTGATTCCCATAGTGATGGGCGCCAGTCGGACGGACTACCAGAAGGTGGCGCCTTTTCACTCTTACATCCACGTGGACGACTTCGCGACACCCAAGGACTTGGCCGAGTACCTCAAACATCTGGAGCGAAACACGAACCTGTACAACGAATATTTTGCTTGGAAAGGCACCGGCGAGTTCATCAACACTTACTTCTGGTGTCGCCTGTGTGCTATGCTTCATTCTCCTCCCCGTCCACCTCATGGCCATCACGTGTACGAGGACGTTCTTTCATGGTGGAACAAAGACGCATGCATCGGAACCACAGGGAACCACGGAACCAGTGTGATCAATGCACATATTGGAAACCATGGTGAACTGTCTATAGGTCGTTGCTTAGTACAACTGTTCTCAGTCTATGGCTTATGGCTTTTGTTTCGTGCCGTAGCCCAATGGACAAACTGTAGAAAAACGAACGGCGTAAATCCAATATCGTCAATTTACGTGGAACTGAATTTGGAATGTGGAATTTGA
- the LOC135393844 gene encoding glycoprotein 3-alpha-L-fucosyltransferase A-like isoform X1, translating into MVAQRRMRRKPAQKTVDVRTTVIAQGPHGQLLMISRRLRRRCCHFCDRRVSCRNLIFGFLSLTFVVLISIHFNLNDQPIYLYNVESWNQTEPNVRAEWDDQELSYQDRVRRIMERQIFRNNSALDHEHDSAWKSHALKLPWFMRSGVIRPSPSSKGSRSRRIWPSSYIDDRIVNQLMYLPPYYTTRQRGNGTRLKTIVLDGSWDDFAEGRRLFIRDKCPVDTCRVYRSGIPNETVDAIVFKDYINASSDRTDPRQIWILYMLENPYHTPAVRGKACINWTATYRRDSEIVTPYEKFVLFDPFVKKLPLNGRNFAQNKSKAVAWFVSNCVALNSRMEYAQELRKYIQVDIYGACGPLKCPRNQSEQCLKMLSEHYKFYLAFENANCRDYITEKFYNALRHNVVPIVMGASRTDYQKVAPFHSYIHVDDFATPKDLAEYLKHLDRNIDLYNEYFAWKGTGEFINTYFWCRLCAMLHSPPRPPHGHHVYEDVLSWWHKDACVGNRQKGLWMFAPL; encoded by the exons ATGGTGGCACAAAGACGCATGCGTCGGAAACCGGCACAAAAGACTGTGGATGTTCGCACCACTGTGATCGCACAGGGACCGCATGGTCAACTGCTT ATGATATCCAGACGCTTACGGCGAAGATGTTGTCATTTCTGCGACAGGAGGGTCTCGTGTCGCAACTTGATTTTCGGCTTTCTATCGCTCACCTTCGTCGTGCTGATTTCTATTCACTTCAATCTCAACGACCAGCCAATCTACCTCTACAATGTAGAAAGCTGGAACCAGACGGAACCAAATGTCAGAGCGGAATGGGACGACCAGGAGCTAAGCTACCAGGACAGAGTGAGACGCATCATGGAAAGACAGATCTTCAG GAACAATTCCGCCCTAGACCACGAACATGATAGTGCGTGGAAGTCGCATGCTCTGAAGCTGCCCTGGTTCATGCGATCGGGAGTGATTAGGCCGTCTCCCTCAAGCAAGGGCTCCCGTTCTCGGAGGATCTGGCCTTCCAGCTACATTGACGACCGTATCGTGAACCAACTCATGTATCTCCCACCATATTACACCACTCGTCAAAGAGGCAATG GTACAAGACTGAAGACCATAGTCCTGGACGGTTCTTGGGACGACTTTGCAGAGGGTCGTCGCCTTTTTATTCGCGACAAATGCCCGGTGGACACGTGCAGAGTGTACAGGAGCGGTATTCCCAACGAGACAGTCGACGCCATCGTTTTTAAAGATTACATCAACGCTTCCTCAGATAGGACAGATCCGCGACAGATCTGGATCTTGTACATGCTGGAAAATCCCTATCATACCCCAGCTGTTAGAGGGAAAGCTTGTATCAACTGGACCGCTACTTACAG ACGAGACTCGGAGATCGTAACACCGTACGAAAAATTCGTGTTATTCGATCCATTCGTGAAGAAACTGCCCCTCAATGGCAGGAACTTCGCCCAGAACAAGAGCAAAGCAGTGGCTTGGTTTGTGTCCAACTGCGTAGCGCTCAACTCTAGAATGGAATACGCTCAGGAACTGCGAAAATACATCCAG GTGGATATTTACGGAGCGTGCGGTCCTCTCAAGTGTCCACGGAATCAGTCGGAGCAGTGTTTAAAAATGCTGAGTGAACATTACAAGTTCTACTTGGCTTTTGAGAACGCCAACTGCAGAGATTATATCACGGAGAAGTTTTACAATGCATTGCG TCACAACGTGGTGCCCATAGTGATGGGCGCCAGTCGGACGGACTACCAGAAGGTGGCGCCTTTTCACTCTTATATCCACGTGGACGACTTCGCGACACCCAAGGACTTGGCCGAGTACCTCAAGCATCTGGACCGAAACATCGACCTGTACAACGAATATTTTGCTTGGAAAGGCACCGGCGAGTTCATCAACACTTACTTCTGGTGTCGCCTGTGTGCTATGCTTCATTCTCCTCCCCGTCCACCTCATGGCCATCACGTGTACGAGGACGTTCTTTCATGGTGGCACAAAGACGCATGCGTCGGAAATCGGCAGAAGGGACTGTGGATGTTCGCACCACTGTGA